The Maridesulfovibrio ferrireducens genome contains the following window.
TCAAAAATCAGGTTGGGAAATTGTAACCGCCATAGGTATATCCTCTGGTCAAATTTGCTACCACTGCAAAAAAAAGGATTAAATAATGAAAATTTACTCTTGGAATGTTAATGGATATCGAGCTATAGTTAAAAAAGATTTTACAGAATGGTTCCAGCAAAGCGATGCAGATGTGGTAATGTTGCAGGAAACTAAAGCCCACCCGGATCAAATACCGGACACTCATCGCGACTACGAAGGGTATGAATCAATCTGGAACTGGTCAAAGGGCAAGAAAGGATATTCCGGCACAGCCTGCTTTTCACGAACACCTTTCCTCTCCTACTCTTTGGGCCTTCCTGATGAACTCTACCAAGGTGAAGGACGTGTAATTCTCATGGAGTATGAACACTTCTACCTGTTCAACATTTATTACCCTAACGGCCAGATGAATGACGGCCGGCTTGAATATAAAATGGGTTTTTATGACTGTTTTCTCGAATATGCAGAAAAACTGCGCAAAAAGAAGCCAATTGTGGTGGGAGGTGATTTTAATACCGCGCACAAAGAAATCGATCTTAAAAACCCTAAAGCCAACTCTGAAAGATCAGGTTTTCTGCCCATTGAGCGGGCATGGTTGGATAAATTTATTGAGCACGGATATATTGATACCTTTAGACTGTTCGAATCTGAAGGCAGCAATTATTCGTGGTGGAGTTACCGCTTTAATGCTCGAAAGAACAATGCGGGTTGGCGGATAGACTACTTCTTCGTATCTGAAGAATTAAACAACAATGTAAAAAAAGCCTGGATAGAACCAAATGTCCTAGGATCCGACCACTGCCCTATTGGAATAGAATTAATTTTCCCTTAAAAACCTGATCAAAAATCTAAATTTCACTTTAATTTTTCAAAAATACAATCTGTTTTAACAAAAACGTGGCCTATTCAGAGAATATATTATAAATAAAACTAAACTAACTTACTAAACTAATTTACTGTTTAATGGTTACTTGAGTTAGAAACAATTGCTCTCCAAGGAGATGGACATGCTGAAAAATTTGCGGATTGGACCCAAAATTGCCATTAGTATGAGTGTTCTCATGATTTTAATTTTCGTAACTTTCACCAGTATTACGGTAACCAAAACCCGACAAATTTCCAGAGATCAAGCGACTGAAATGGCTGAGGAAATGGCTGCCAGATATGGCAATCAAGTAAAAAACAATATTGAAAAAGCCTTGGATGCCGCACTGGCCGGGTCTGCCGCGTTTATGTCTTTTTCCAGTTATGGACATAACCTTGACCGCGAAATGGCTGACCATTTCATACAGCAGCTTACTCTTTCTGATCCTATGTTTTTCGGAACTCAGGTTGTAATGGAACCGAATGCACTTGATGGTCGCGATGCAGAATATAAAGGAACAAAAGCATGGTACGGACCAAACGGTGAATATGGACCGTACTTCTGGCGCGAAAACGGAGCATTAAAAGCCGAAGATCTAATTCAATACAAACCCGGCACAACCCGGGCATGGTACATGGGTCCAAGAGACGCCGGTGGCCCGATCCTGACGGAACCATACTACACAGAAGTAGCTAAAACTAGTATGGCCACTATCAGTGTTCCTATGATCAAAAACGGTCGATTTATCGGTATAGTAGGAATCGACTTCGTCCTTAATGCTTTCCAAAAAATGGTCGACACTATTCGCCCAATGGAAACAGGTTATGCTTTTCTAGCTTCCAACAAAGGATACTGTGTTGCCCACCCCGACAAAAGTCTGATCGGTAAAAACATAACTAACGCATTTCCACAAGATATCCGTGACGAAATATCCTCCACGATTGCTAACGGAAAGCCATTTCATAAAGACATTGTTTCTCCGCTTGACGGAAAAGAATATTTTTTCCTTTTTGAACCTATTATGGTTCAAGGAACAAGCACTCCCTGGGCAATCGGACTCGCCATTCCAACACAAAAAATTTATGCTGAAGCTCAACAGTTCCTTAATATAAGTCTAATCTTATCCGCTGTAGCCATCTGTTTAGTATTAATAGTGGTACTTCTCATCGCCAACAGTGTAGCAAAACCTATCAACAGCATGGTCAAATTCGCGCAGGACATTGCTGACGGAAACTTTGACTCCAAGCCTGACAGCCGTCATTTCGGAGGTGAACTTCTTACCTTATACGACGCATTGTCCAGCATGGTGAAAAGCCTTGTTGAACTGATAGGCACTGCTGAAGAAAAGACACAAGAAGCGGAACGCCAGACACAAGCCGCGCAAGTGGCGCTTAAAGAAGCAAGCGAAGCAAAAGAAGCAGCCGAAAGAGCTAAAGCAGAAGGAATGCTACAAGCTGCAAACCAACTTGAAGGAATTGTGGACCAAGTTACCTCCGCATCCGAAGAGCTTGCATCACAAATCGAAGAATCCAGCAGAGGAACAGAAATTCAGCGCGAACGGACTTCTGAATCAGCAACAGCTATGGAGCAAATGAACGCCTCAGTTCTAGAAGTTGCTCAAAATGCTTCGCAAGCAGCAGAAAGCGCCATGGATGCTAAAGGAAATGCAGAAGAAGGCGGAAGAATCGTCGCGGACGTTGTTTCCTCTATTAATGCAGTAAACTCCGCAACGGAAATCATGGCTGCGGGACTGAATGACCTTGGTACTCAGGCAGAAGGAATCAGTCAGGTCATCACAGTCATCACCGATATTGCAGACCAGACAAACCTGCTGGCTCTGAATGCTGCAATTGAAGCTGCCCGCGCAGGTGAAGCCGGTCGCGGATTTGCAGTCGTTGCCGACGAAGTTCGCAAACTTGCAGAAAAAACAATGCAGGCCACTCATGAAGTAGGACAGGCCGTACACGCCATTCAAGCTGGAACCCGTAAAAGCATTGAAGAAATGAATAGTGCTGCAACTATGGTAACCAAAAGCACCGATCTCGCGGGTAAGGCCGGAGACAGCCTAAACAGCATTGTGGAAATTGTAGATTCAACCGCTGATCAGGTTCGAGCAATAGCCACAGCCAGTGAAGAACAGTCCGCTGCCAGTGAGCAAATCAGTAGAGGAACAGAAGAAGTAAACCGTATCGCCGCCGACACAGCTGAAGCTATGAATCAGTCTAGCCAGGCAGTTGCGGATCTGGCTCGTTTATCCTCTGACCTGCAAGCTCTGATTGAAGACCTTAAAAACGTTTAATTCATATTAAAAAAGAGAGCGGGACTCTTCCCGCTCTCACAAAAATATAACACTTATATTTTGGAAACTTAAGACATTTAAAAAGGCTTCTTCTGAATATCAGAAGAAGCCTTTTTTAATAATTTAATCAAAAAGTACTATTTTTTACTTGAAATTGATTCTCATATTCAGTAAAGCTTGTTTCTAGCGGGAAACAAAAACGAAAGGAGCAACACTATGACTCAGACTACCAGCATTTCATCCATGAATAAAAAATCTTTTTTGAAAAAAGCCTTTAAAGGTTTATCGTCAGATAATACAACCAACCAAAAATCGGAACTCAGTTCAAACCTACCCGTATCAAATAAGCTTAATAGTACCACCGAACAAAAAAACGGTTACTAATAAGTCCGAATTTCTAAACTAATACTTGATTTAATATCGGAGCAGACAATGGCAGATGCTATAAAAGAAGCCGCACGAGTGCGCCGCGAATATGGCTGGAATACGTATTTGATAAAATTCAGAAACTACTACTCTTATACTTTTGACCCGACTCTTTTCCCTAACTTTGAGATAATAGGTGAAGTAAACGAGGAAGGATCAGTTTTTCCGGCTGATAAACGTAAAAAGTCTATATTCGGTAGTTAACTAAAAAGATTGAACTGTACGAATTGTCAGGACTCTTCTTTCTCAAAAACCTGAGCCGTCTGTTCGGCAACTTTCTGAACGATATCCAGAAGTTCTGCAGGAATCAGACTTTTACCTGTCAACAATTCAATAAGTTCTTCTTCTGTAAGACCGGAAGAATTCGCAATGGCAAGTTGTTTTTCTGTTAATTTAATCTGGTTCATAATGTTTAGATTACTTTCATACTCTCTGATTTGCAAAGCATTAGATTGCCCAAAAAAAACGGCCCGATCCTCTTAAAAGAGGGTCGGGCCGTTTTATAAACTTAAATCAAAATCAACCGGCCTGTGTTTTTACAAACAAACGGGCTGATGTTTCAATTAAAACCTTTTTAATTAAAAGTCGTAATTGAAGGATTCGACAACCATGTTGCCGCGAGCCTGAGAAGCTTTAAGGCGTTCTTCAAGTTCAATTTTGTACTGGTCAAGATCAATCTGGATACGGGCGACGCCTGTTTCCATTGCGGCCTTGACGACAGCAGGAGCAACACGTGTCAGAACGCGAGGATCGGTTGGTTTCGGAATGATGTAATCCATACCGAATTCAAGTTTATCGACACCGAATGCGTCACAAATTTCCTGTCCGACTGGCTCTTTTGCAAGAGCTGCAAGAGCATGCGCTGCTGCGAACTTCATTTCTTTATTGATAGTGGTAGCACGGCAGTCCAATGCTCCGCGGAAAATGAAAGGGAAGCAAAGAACGTTATTTACCTGATTGGGGTAGTCGGAACGACCGGTTCCCATGAGGATATCAGGACGAACTTCTTTAACATCAGGATAAGGGATTTCAGGATCAGGATTAGCACAGGCAAAAATAATTGCACCTTCAGCCATGGTCTTAACCATATCTTGATTGATTGCGTCTTTAACAGAAAGTCCAAGGAACATATCTGCACCGACCATACACTCAGCAAGTGAACCTGCGTTTTCTTTCTGAGCAAAATCAGCTTTAAAACCGGTTACGCCAGCGCGGCCTTCATATAGAAGTCCGCGAGAATCAAACATATAAATGTTTTCAGGACGAGCTCCCATAGTCACATATAATGTCGAACAAGCAATTGCCGCAGCTCCGGCACCGGAAACAATAATTTTAATTTCGTCAATTTTTTTGCCGGTAATTTCAAGAGCATTAATAATACCAGCAGAAGAAATAATCGCAGTTCCATGCTGATCATCATGAAAAACAGGAATATTCATTTCTTCAATAAGTCTTCTTTCAATCTCAAAACACTCTGGAGCTTTGATATCTTCGAGGTTGATACCACCGAAGGTAGGCTCAATCATTTTACAAAATTCAATAATTTTTTCAGGATCGGAAGCATCAATGTTCAGATCATAAACATCAACATCAGCGAAAATTTTAAAGAGTACGCCTTTACCTTCCATAACAGGCTTACCCGCTGCAGGACCGATGTTCCCGAGTCCGAGAACTGCTGTTCCGTTAGAAACAACCGCAACAAGGTTTCCTCTGCCTGTATACTTGTAAGATAACTCTTCATCAGCGTGGATCGCACGGCAAGCTTCAGCTACGCCGGGAGAATATGCCATTGAAAGGTCTTTCTGTGTACTACAAGGTTTGATGGAAATTACTTCCAGCTTACCTTTTCTGCCATCACTATGATACTTTAGAGCTTCCTCTTTTGTGAAAAGAGCCATGCCTGAACCTCCATTGAAAGTGTTTTTGATGATTGACTGATCAATTACAGCTATCCTTTTTCTATTGATGAGATTCAAAATGGTCAAGCATTCTTGATAATATTGTAATACTTTCTATTCTGCCCATAAAGTCCACGCATATGATTGTTATACAGTAGACACGAAGAGAAGATAAATTTACTAAGCCACCACTCGCTTCGCTTCTCACGAATGCGATATACACAATTAATAATTTAGTGAGCCCCATTCGGAAATCTTATGTTAAAAAATATCAGTGTCGTACTTTTCAGAACAAAATATCCCGAAAATGTAGGATCAACAGCCCGCGCCATGAAAAACATGGATTGCTCTAACCTTATATTAGTTACTCCGCCACTCTGGAGCATGGATAGAGCCATGCCTCTAGCCACAGCTAAAGCTCATGTCATAGTTGAAAAAGCCCAGATATTCCCGGATTTAAAAACAGCCCTTGCCGGACAGACTAAAGTTTATGGAACCACCGCAAGAACAGGCGGCAGGCGAAAAGGAGTCTTAACACCTGCCACCGCAGCCCCTTTAATTATTCAGCAACTTAAGAACGGGGAAAAGGTTGCGCTTGTTTTCGGGCCCGAAGACAAGGGACTGACAAATAAAGAAACGCAGCTT
Protein-coding sequences here:
- a CDS encoding exodeoxyribonuclease III — encoded protein: MKIYSWNVNGYRAIVKKDFTEWFQQSDADVVMLQETKAHPDQIPDTHRDYEGYESIWNWSKGKKGYSGTACFSRTPFLSYSLGLPDELYQGEGRVILMEYEHFYLFNIYYPNGQMNDGRLEYKMGFYDCFLEYAEKLRKKKPIVVGGDFNTAHKEIDLKNPKANSERSGFLPIERAWLDKFIEHGYIDTFRLFESEGSNYSWWSYRFNARKNNAGWRIDYFFVSEELNNNVKKAWIEPNVLGSDHCPIGIELIFP
- a CDS encoding methyl-accepting chemotaxis protein, with the translated sequence MLKNLRIGPKIAISMSVLMILIFVTFTSITVTKTRQISRDQATEMAEEMAARYGNQVKNNIEKALDAALAGSAAFMSFSSYGHNLDREMADHFIQQLTLSDPMFFGTQVVMEPNALDGRDAEYKGTKAWYGPNGEYGPYFWRENGALKAEDLIQYKPGTTRAWYMGPRDAGGPILTEPYYTEVAKTSMATISVPMIKNGRFIGIVGIDFVLNAFQKMVDTIRPMETGYAFLASNKGYCVAHPDKSLIGKNITNAFPQDIRDEISSTIANGKPFHKDIVSPLDGKEYFFLFEPIMVQGTSTPWAIGLAIPTQKIYAEAQQFLNISLILSAVAICLVLIVVLLIANSVAKPINSMVKFAQDIADGNFDSKPDSRHFGGELLTLYDALSSMVKSLVELIGTAEEKTQEAERQTQAAQVALKEASEAKEAAERAKAEGMLQAANQLEGIVDQVTSASEELASQIEESSRGTEIQRERTSESATAMEQMNASVLEVAQNASQAAESAMDAKGNAEEGGRIVADVVSSINAVNSATEIMAAGLNDLGTQAEGISQVITVITDIADQTNLLALNAAIEAARAGEAGRGFAVVADEVRKLAEKTMQATHEVGQAVHAIQAGTRKSIEEMNSAATMVTKSTDLAGKAGDSLNSIVEIVDSTADQVRAIATASEEQSAASEQISRGTEEVNRIAADTAEAMNQSSQAVADLARLSSDLQALIEDLKNV
- a CDS encoding malic enzyme-like NAD(P)-binding protein, with the translated sequence MALFTKEEALKYHSDGRKGKLEVISIKPCSTQKDLSMAYSPGVAEACRAIHADEELSYKYTGRGNLVAVVSNGTAVLGLGNIGPAAGKPVMEGKGVLFKIFADVDVYDLNIDASDPEKIIEFCKMIEPTFGGINLEDIKAPECFEIERRLIEEMNIPVFHDDQHGTAIISSAGIINALEITGKKIDEIKIIVSGAGAAAIACSTLYVTMGARPENIYMFDSRGLLYEGRAGVTGFKADFAQKENAGSLAECMVGADMFLGLSVKDAINQDMVKTMAEGAIIFACANPDPEIPYPDVKEVRPDILMGTGRSDYPNQVNNVLCFPFIFRGALDCRATTINKEMKFAAAHALAALAKEPVGQEICDAFGVDKLEFGMDYIIPKPTDPRVLTRVAPAVVKAAMETGVARIQIDLDQYKIELEERLKASQARGNMVVESFNYDF
- a CDS encoding RNA methyltransferase — encoded protein: MLKNISVVLFRTKYPENVGSTARAMKNMDCSNLILVTPPLWSMDRAMPLATAKAHVIVEKAQIFPDLKTALAGQTKVYGTTARTGGRRKGVLTPATAAPLIIQQLKNGEKVALVFGPEDKGLTNKETQLCSRLINIPTSDESSSLNLSQAVLILLYECFKEALDAPFTPSGPPEERPTTFEEQEILAANLQETLLAIDFLKEDNSDYWMLPVKRFMARIDIKRNEFNLLMGICRQIKWIIEKSKKIIDNKPERPSQ